The following are encoded together in the Deinococcus malanensis genome:
- the nuoI gene encoding NADH-quinone oxidoreductase subunit NuoI: protein MGVLEIAKGMGLTLGKLFQKPVTVSYPEERATLKPRFRGRHVLTRHPGTGLEKCIGCSLCAAACPAYAIYVEAGENDPRDPVSPGERYAKVYEINMLRCIFCGMCEEACPTGAVVLGNEFEMADYRYNDIIYGKEDMLVGVEGSRAQRRDAANAGKPVRVGFRVDGGARDELEGVTYPQ from the coding sequence ATGGGTGTGCTTGAAATCGCCAAGGGCATGGGCCTGACCCTCGGCAAGCTGTTCCAGAAGCCCGTCACCGTCAGCTATCCGGAGGAACGAGCCACACTCAAGCCCCGCTTTCGTGGGCGGCACGTCCTGACCCGGCACCCCGGGACCGGGCTCGAGAAATGCATAGGCTGTTCGCTGTGCGCGGCGGCCTGCCCGGCCTACGCGATCTACGTGGAGGCCGGCGAGAACGACCCGCGTGACCCGGTGAGCCCCGGCGAGCGCTACGCCAAGGTCTACGAGATCAACATGCTGCGCTGCATCTTCTGCGGCATGTGCGAGGAAGCCTGCCCCACCGGCGCTGTCGTGCTGGGCAACGAGTTCGAGATGGCCGACTACCGCTACAACGACATCATCTACGGCAAGGAAGACATGCTGGTGGGTGTGGAGGGCAGCCGCGCGCAGCGGCGTGACGCCGCCAACGCCGGCAAACCCGTCCGGGTGGGCTTCCGGGTCGACGGCGGCGCCCGCGACGAACTGGAGGGGGTGACGTACCCGCAATGA